CACCgcccggggacacggggacagcacgGGGACACCTcccggggacacggggacacagtGAGGACACTgcccggggacacggggacacagtgaggacacggggacagggtgggacattgcccggggacacggggacagcacgGGGACACTGCCCGGGGACACCGCCCAGGGCCGCTCCGAacctgcggggacacggggacacagtGGGGACACCgcccggggacacggggacagcacgGGGACACCGCCcgggacatggggacacagtggggacactgcccggggacacggggacagcacgGGGACACCGCCcgggacatggggacacagtggggacactgcccGGGGACACCGCCCAGGCCGCTCCGAACCTaaggggacacggggacagggtggggacactgccggggacatggggacagcacggggacactgcccgggacacggggacactgcccggggacacggggacactgcccggggacacggggacagcacggggacacggggacacagtGGAGACACTGccggggacatggggacagcacggggacactgcccgggacagggggacagcacGGGGACACCGCCCAGGGCCACTCCGAACCtgcggggacatggggacagcgtggggacactgccggggacatggggacagcacggggacactgcccgggacacggggacacagtggggacacggggacacacagtggggacactgcccagggacacagTGGGGACATTGCCCGGGGTGGCACCGAACCTGCGGGGACAATGGGAGGGGACATCGGGTCCCCCCTcgggcagcaggagccacctggggacactgcgAACCCCCCAGGGGACCCCcggtgacactggggacactcggtgacactggggacactggggacactcggggacactcACTTGTCCCGCAGCAGCTGTCCCTCCACGCCGGCCCCCAGCAGCAGCGCCGCGCTCAGGTCTGCCCGTCAAGggaaacccaaaccccaaaaaaaccccaaatccccccaaatcccctaaaacctccccagaacccccaaatccctccaaaaCCCCCCTCAAagccccaaaatctcccaaaatcttcccaaaatctccccaaatcctcgcctgcaccccaaaatccccccagcacccccaaatccctccaaaatccccccaaaatcccccccaaaacctccccagaaCCCCCCTGAGAGGGACAcaccccccaaacctcccaaaatctgctcccctccccccaaattcctcccgGGGGACTCCAAACCTTCAGGGCTGCAGAGGCACCCCCCtattttggggtgcccccatttttggggtgccccaagCGGGTTGGGTACAGCCCAGGGCCGCGGTGACCCCCAAGTTTTTGGGATCTCAATccccccagttttggggttccccccAGAATTGGGGTGCCCACATTTGGGGGTCccccccagttttggggtgccccacTTTGGATACAACCCAAGGCCATGGCAGTGGTGACCGcccaggttttggggtcccccccatTTCGAGGttccccccatttttggggtgccccgTGCAAatacagcccagggctgtggccaCGGTGACCcccaggttttggggtcccccccacGTTCCAGGctccccccatttttggggttccccgtttttggggtgccaTTGGGATACATCCCAGCGCTGTGGCCGCAGCAGCcccaggttttggggttccccccATGATCCAGGCTCCCcccaggttttggggtccccccccgTTTTTGGGGTTCCCTATCTTTGGGGTTCCttatttttggggtccccccccggtttttggggtccccgtTCGGATACATCCCAGTGCCGTGGCCGCAGCAGCCCCCCATGTTCCAGACtcccccccatttttggggtcccccccgtttttggggttccctatttttgggggtccctatttttggggttccctccatttttggggtgccgTTCGGATACATCCCAGCGCCGTGGCCGCAGCTGCCCCCAGGCTTTGGGGtcccccccatttttggggttccctattttggggttcccatttttggggttcccatttttggggttcccgtttttggggtgccGTTCGGATACATCCCAGCGCCGTGGCCGCAGCAGCCCCCAAGTTTTGGGGTACCCCCCATGTTCCAGGCtcccccccatttttggggttccctaTCTTTGGGGtgccccatttttggggttccctatttttggggttccctaTCTTTGGGGtgccccatttttggggtcccctatttttggggttcccccatttttggggtgccgTTCGGATACATCCCAGCGCCGTGGCCGCAGCTGCCCCCaagttttggggtcccccccatttttggggttccctaTCTTTGGGGtgccccatttttggggttccccgtttttggggttccccgtttttggggtgcccgTTTTTGGGGTGCCGTTCGGATACATCCCAGCGCCGTGGCCGCAGCTGCCCCCAGGCTCCCGGCCGGCACCGAGCGAGCGACGTCCCCGAGCTCCGAGCAGCGGCTGCACCCCCACAGCACCCCTGGGACAgaggggggaccccaaaatccactgggaccccaaaatccaccctgggaccccaaacccacccccccagcacccctgggacagaggggggaccccaaaattcactgggaccccaaaatcctctgggaccccaaaacccaccctgggacccaaaatccaccccagagCACTCCCCTCTccattttggggtcccctcccCATCTGGGGTCCCCTCCCCATTCGGGGTCCCCTCCCCATTTCGAGGTCCCCCCTCTccattttggggtcccccctccccattatggggtccctcccacagtTTGTggtccccccccccccattttGGGGTACCCTCCCCATGTTGGGTCCccccattttggggtccccctccccatttcagGGTTCCCCTCCCGATTTGGGGTCCCCCTCCCCATTTTGGGGAACCCCATCCCCATTCAGGGTCCCCTCACATTTCAGGGTCCCTCCCCATTTTGGGTCCTCTCCCACAGTTTGTGGTTCCCCCCCCATTTGGGTCGCCCCCCATTCAGGGTCCCCTCCCCATTTCAgggctccccccacccccccccattttggggttcccccccccatttttgggtcccccctccccatttcaGGGTCCCCCCTCCGCATTCGGGGTCCCCCCTCCCCATTCGGTTTCCCTCCCAccattttggggtcccccctccCAATTTTGGGTCCCCCCCccccattttggggtcccccctcaCCGGAGGCCGAGGggaggctcagccccagcagggccccGAAGGAGGCGTCGGCCCCGCCCTCCTCCTgctccggccccgcccccaGCGCCGCCTCCTGGGGGCGGGGCCACAGGTTCCCTGGGGGTGGGGCAGTGGTGAGGCCACACCCACAGTCCCTACCCCTCCCCCTGACCTCGGGGTGACCCCACCCACCATGACCTCAGGGTGACTCCAccccctgtgacccctctgTGACCCCACCATGACCTTGGGGAGACCCCTGTGACCCCGCCATGACCTCGGGGTGACCCCATCCCCTgtgacccctcagtgacccctcTGTGACCCTTGCATGATCTCAGGGTGACCCCAccccctgtgacccctctgTGACCCCACCATAAACTTGGGGTGACTCCTGTGACCTCACCATGACCTCAGGGTGACCCCATACCCTGTGACCCCTCTGTGACCTCCCATGACCTCAAGATGACCCCATACCCTgtgacccctcagtgacccctcagtgacccctcagtgaccccagGATGATCCCCAAAGGccccaccccccaccccatGACCTCAGAGTGGGCCTACCTACTGTGACCCCTCTGTGACCCCACCATGACCTTGGGGAtgacccctgtgaccccacATGACTTCAAATGACCCCACTCCCTCTGACCCCTCTGTGACCCCTACATGACCTCTGGGTGACCCCTGTGACCTCACCATGACCTCGGGGTGACTCCACCCTCTGTGACCCCTCTGTGACCTCCCATGACCTCAAGGTGACCCCACCCTCTAGCCCCCCCCTCAACCCTGCCCCAAAAACGGCCCTGAGGGGCGTGCCCAAAACCTCCTTGTGGGCGTGTCCTGTGATAGCCACGCCCATCCCCCTCCACCACACCCTGGGATGGCCCCACCCCCACTGTGACCCcgcccccagcccagcccggggggCGGAGCCAAAGCTCCCCGTGGGCGGGGCTGTCcctggccccgcccccccgcACTCACGTGCCAGCAGCCCCGCGCTGGGCCCGGGCAGCGCGGGCAGCGCCCCCTGGTGGCCGGGAGGACCGCGGGAGGCGttggggggcgcggggggggcgCAGGGCCGGAGGGGGTccccggggcggggggggaggcacagcctgcagggggAGGGGACAGCGAGCGTGAGGGCGGGGCGCTCATCAGCATCTCATCAGCATCTCATTAGCATGTGATCAGCACGGGGGCGGGGCACTCACGCGCGGGCGGGGTCGGCGGGCAGGGCGTGGCGCAGGGACCCCGCCTGCAGCgccagcagcgccagcagcagccccgcgGGGCCCAGGGGCGCGGCCAGGGCgcgcgcgcggggcggggccagAGACCCCGCCcccagcagcgccagcagccCCGCCCCGAAGCCGCGCCCGTTGTTGAGGCGGCCCCAGCGGCCGCGGCCCGGCAGCACCGCCCAGCCCGGGGCCAGGTACACCTgcggggggagggagggagggaggggccAGGGCGGTGACGGGCTCCGCCCACCGCCCGCCTGTCAGCGTGGCCACgcccacagcagggagaagcCACGCCCATCGCACAGGCCACGCCCACCCCAAACTgctcaccagcagcacctcgGCCCCGCCcatcccccggccccgcccactccccagcagcacctcggccccgcccccggccccgcccacTCCCCAACAgcaccccggccccgccccatcccccggccccgccccctcacCACCAGCACATCGGCCTCGCCCATCCCCaggccccggccccggccccgcccactccccagcagcacctcggcccctcccagcccaggcccCGCCCATCCCCAGGCCCCGCCCATCCCCAGGCCCCGCCCATCCccaggccccgccccgcccatccccggccccgcccatcccccggccccgcccactcaccagcagcacctcgGCCCCGCCCATCCCCGGCCCCGCccacccccggccccgcccactccccagcagcacctcggccctgcccagcccatggcccgcccccggccccgcccactccccagcagcacctcggCCCCGCCCCACCCCAGGCCCCGCCCATTCCCAGCCCCGCCcactccccagcagcacctcggccccgcccccggccccgcccacTCACCACCAGCACATCGGCCCCGCCCATCCCCAGGCCCCGCCCATCCccaggccccgccccgcccATCCCCGGCCCCGCCCTGCCCATTCCCAGGCCCCGCCCAATCACCATCAGCACCCCGGCCCCGCccacccccggccccgcccactcaccagcagcacctcgGCCCCGCCCAGCCCTGGCCCCGCCCATCCccaggccccgccccgcccacccccggccccgcccactcaccagcagcacctcgGCCCCGCCCAGCGCAGCCGCGGCCGCGGTGAAGGCGGCGCTCAGGAACCCGCAGACCCCCACGGCCCCTCCGGCCTCGGGGCCCAGTGCCCCCGACAGCAGCGCCAGCGCCCCGCCCCCTGCCCCGTGACGTCAGAGGGCGGGGTCAGGCGGACACGCCCACACGGGGTGGGGGTGGGGtccccctcccatccccccCAGCTCACCAGGGTCCAGCCCGTTGGTGGCCACGGCGCTCAGGGACACGGCGGTCAGCAGCATCTGCGGGGACCGGACAGCTGACCGCCGCTCCGTGACCTCTGACCTCTGATCCAGTGACCTCTGACCCACTGACCTCTGACCCACTGACCTCTGACCCACTGACCTCTGACCCTGTGACCTCTGACCCCTCTGACCTCTGACCCTTCTGACCTCTGACCCACTGACCTCTGACCCCTCTGACCTCTGACCCCTCTGACCTCTGACCCTTCTGACCTCTGACCCACTGACCTCTGACCCTTCTGACCTCTGACCCACTGAGCTCTGACCGTTCTGACCTCTgacccactgaccccactgacccctcTGACCCCTCTGACCCTTCTGACCTCTGACCCACTGAGCTCTGACCGTTCTGACCTCTGACCCACTGACCTCTgacccactgaccccactgacccctcTGACCTCTGACCCTTCTGACCTCTGACCCATTGACCTCTGACCCCTTTGACCTCTGACCCACTGACCTCTGGCCCATTCACTGCTGACCATGACCCCACTGAGCACTGACCACATCCCTCACAGAACCCAGAACACGACCATTGACCCCAAGAGTGACCCCAGGGGTGACCTCTGACCCCAGCTGTGGCCCTTGGTCACAACTCCAGGTGTGACCTCAGGTGTGTCCCcacccccaggtgtgtcctcaatccccaggtgtgtccccacccccaggtgtccccaggtgacTCACGCAGGCCCCCAGCAGCACGCCGATGGccgctgtccccagcacaggtgtgtccccattccccaggtgtgtccccaatccccaggtgtccccaggtgtccccaggtgtgtccctcgCAAtgcccccaggtgtccccaggtgtgtccccaggtgtccccaggtgtccccaggtgtccccaggtgacTCACGCAGGCCCCCAGCAGCACACCGATGGCCgctgtccccattccccaggtgtgtccccatgtccccaggtgtccccaggtgtgtccccaggtgacTCACGCAGGCCCCCAGCAGCACGCCGATGGccgctgtccccagcacaggtgtgtccccaggtgtgtccccatgtccccaagtgtatccccaggtgtccccaggtgtccccaggtgtccccaggtgtgtccccaggtgtccccaggtgtccccaggtgtgtccccaggtgacTCACGCAGGCCCCCAGCAGCACACCGATGGccgctgtccccagcacaggtgtgaccccattccccaggtgtgtccccaggtgtccccaggtgtgtccccaggtgacTCACGCAGGCCCCCAGCAGCACGCCGATGGCCGCTGTCCCCAGCACGCCGCCGTGTCCCACGACCCAGGGCAGgcgcagcagcagcaccagccccagcagcgaCTGCAGCGACGGGGCTGCCACGCCCAGCAGCGTCCCCAGGGCCCGgcgctggggacaggggacagcagggtcacCAGGGGTCACCAGGGGTCAGTGACaacccacagtgtccccagggctgccacgCCCAGCAGCGTCCCCAGGGCCCGgcgctggggacaggaggggacagtgaggggacagcagggtcacCAGGGGTCAGTGACAACCCACAGcgtccccaggtgtccccaggtgcctccaggtgtccccaggagtccccaggtgcccccaggtgcccccaggtgcccccaggtgccccaggtgcccccacatgcccccaggtgcccccaggtgtccccaggtgcccccacatgcccccaggtgtccccaggtgtccctgccctcaccGGGGCGGTGCCGCTGTCACTGTCCGGGCTCAGGGCGCTGTACAGGTAACCCCACAtgcccccaggtgtccccaggaatccccaggtgtcccaggtgtccccacatGTCCCCAGGagtccccaggtgtccccacatGTCCCCAGGtacccccaggtgcccccaggtacccccaggtgtccccagctatccccaggtgtccccaggtgtccccaggtgtccccaggtgcccccacatgtccccaggtgtccctgccctcaccGGGGCGGTGCCGCTGTCGCTGTCCGGGCTCAGGGCGCTGTACGGGGCGATCCTGCGCAGCAGCGCCGGCACCCGCGGCCGCGtggccagctcctcctgggggCGGGGTCAGGGCGGGGTCAGGGCGGGGTCAGGGGGCGGGACAGGGCAGGGTCAGGATGGGGTCAGGGCGGGGTCAGGGCCGGGTCAGGGCGGGGTCAGGGTGGGGCGGGGTTACTGCGGGGTCAGGGCGGGGTCAGAGCGGGGTcaggggtgggacagggtggggTCAGGGCGGGGTTATGGGGTTGGACAGAGTGGGGTCAGGGTGGGGTCAGGGCAGGGTCAGGGGTCAGGGCCAGGTCAGGATGGGGTCAGGGTGGGGTCAGGGGGtggggcagggtctggaggAGGGACCCAGGGGGGCGGGGCTTTGGCAGGGCGTGGTCTCGCCCTATATGGCAGCAGGCAGTGGGTGGGCGGGGCCAGGAAGGGGTGTGGCTTCATGCAGAACAGCGCAGGGGCATTAAGGGGGTGGGGCTAATTTGGGTGGGGCTTTAGGGGGCGTGGCCTCACAACAACACACTGGGTGTGAAGTGGGTGTTGCTAATGAAGGGGTGGGAGTAATTGGGATGGGGCTAATGAAGGGGTGGGGCTAATGAAGGGGTGGGGTAAATTTGGGTGGGGCTAACAAAAGGGGTGGGGGTAAATTGGGGTGGTGTTAATTAAGGGGTGGGGCTAGATTTGGGTGGTACTAATTAAGGGGTGGGGCTAATTGGGGTGGGGGTTAGGGGGCGTGGCCTCACAACAGAGCAATGGGTGTGGAGTGGGCGGGGCTATTTAGGGGTGGGGCTAATTAGAGCAGGGCTAATGAAGGGGTGGAGCTATTGGGGGCGGGGCTAAGTGTGGTGGGGCTTTAGGGGCGTGGCCTCACAGTACAGCACTGGTGTGAAGTGGGCGGGGCTGATGAAGGGGCGGGGCTAATTAGAGGTGGGGTTAATTAGAGGTGGGGTTAATTAGGGTGGGGCTTGCAGGGGGCGTGGCCTCACCTCGAACAGCGCCAGGGGTCGCTCCCCCCCCAGCCCGGGCGGGGCAGGAGGGGCGGGGCGAGCCCTGGCCCCGCCCCCTGTGCCCCGCCCCCGCGAGGTGGGCGTGGTCTCggtgggggaggggctggagtcGGACAGGGGGGGCCGGGAGCTGGAGGGGGAGGGGGGCTCGGGGCTGCTGTCCGAGAGCTCCGCCCCCCGCGCCGGCCACGCCCCCTGCACCGCCATGACGTCAGCGGGACGAGGATGACGTCACCATCACAGCACCTGAGCGAGGGAATCCCGGAGatcagagggaaaagggaaatttgcCAAAGAAAATCCACGtggaaaaactttttttaggagaaaatgagcaattttcaagagaaaatccacaatttcagagagaaaaatccacATTGATGGAGAGAGAAATGCTGGGTTGGGAGGGGAAATCCAACTTTTTAGAGTAAAAACGAAATTTTTGGAGGGAAAATCCTCAATTTGAGAGAGAAATTCCACATTATTGGAGAGAGAAATGCTGGGTCAGGAgggaaaattcatttttttggAGGAAATGACACCTTTGTAGAGGGAAATCAGcaatttcagagagaaaatccaCATTTGGAGAGGGGAAATCCACATTTTTAGAAGGAAATGGTAAtttgtggagggaaaaaaaccccagaatttaaaagaaatatcgAAATTTAGaggaaaatccagaatttttcagggaaaattgaatttttttggggCAATATTCACCTTTTTGAGGGAAAATTGgtgttttcagaggaaaaatacaaaCTAGTAGAGAAAAAAGATCCCTATTTTTTGGAATTTGGTGTTTTTGCagcaaaaatgagaattttaggGGCAAAATCGAGATTTttggcagaagaaaagaaacattttgtgggaaatgtgggaattttggggggaaatcaccagtttgggaagaaaatggtcattttttcctgggaaatgttatttttgtgaagaaaaattaattttggagaGGGAAATAATCACTTCTGGTAGGAATAAAAAGAGGTTTGGGGTAGAATCAAGAATTTCCAGGGGAAAGGAGCCATTTTGAGgcaaaatgggaatttttggggaaagaaTTGGTggcaaaattgttttttttttcagggaaatacaaaaataaatcaagatttataaaataaatatagaagaaaaatttaaagagCAACATTTTGTGAGGAGGGAAAGacttggagaaggaaaaaaaatccaatttatGGCAAAAATTGAGGGAACTGGGgatggaaaaaatcccatttttgggggaaGGACTGACTGGGGtagaaatctttattttgggGGGCCAAATTCAACatattgtggggttttttgaggagaaaaaaagggattttgggcAAAAATTGTAAATTTTGGAGGGGTGCAGTGAAATCTGGGGAAAATATTCAGCTGGGcgggaaaaatggggaattttgggggaaatgggaaattctGGGGGGATATGGCTCCACTAAAATCCCCATTTGGAGCCACCCCTCCATTTTTGGGGGCCAAgctcccaaattttggggtccAAGTTTCAATTTTTTGGGTCAAAATCCCCTTTTTTGGGGTCATAATCCCTTTTTTGGGGTCATAATCCCCTTTTTTGACACAAATCTCTTCACTTTGGCACCAAACCCCgaatttttggggtgaaacAGCCTCGTTTAGGGACCAAATTTCCTCTTTTAGAGTCCAAGCCCCAGCTcttaaaatcaaattttcttttttttggtgtcaaaccccattttttgggTTAAACTCCCCCACTTTTGAGGCCCAAATTCCCACTTTGAGGAACTAAATCTGCCTTTTTAGAGATGAACTTGCCCTTTTTGAGGCCAAATTCTCTCTCTTAGTAACCAAACTCCCTATTTTTGGTATCAAACTCCCCATTTTGTATCAAACTCCTCTTTTGGGGTTcaaatttcccctttttcaGACCAAACTCTCTCTTTGGTCACTAACCTTCCACTCTCCAATTTAGGGAGAATTAGGAAATTTAGGAAATTAGGAATTTTAGGGCCAAATTCCTCCTTTTTGGGCCCAAATCCCCCTTTTTTAGGGCAAACCCTTCACTTTTTAGGATCAAATTCTCTTTTTTGGGGCCAAATCCCCCCTTTTTTATAGCAATCCCTTCAGTTTTTGGGccaaattttccctttttggaCCAAATTCCCTCTTTTATAGGACCAATCCCTCACTTTTTAGGCCAATTTCCCCTTTTTGGGCCAAATCCCCCCTTTTTGGGCCAAATCTCCTCTTTTTTAGAGCCAACCCCTCACTTTTTAGGGCCAAACTCCTCCTTTTTTGGCCAAATCCCCGCTTTTTTAGGACCAACCCCTCACTTTTTGGAGCGACCCCACCCTTTGGGGGGGCCCAAATTCACTTTTCCAGGTGCCAACCCCGCCCTTTTTTGGCACCAAACTCCACCTTTTTGGGGTCAAACCCCCGCCCTTTTCTGGCTCCatctc
This sequence is a window from Oenanthe melanoleuca isolate GR-GAL-2019-014 chromosome 25, OMel1.0, whole genome shotgun sequence. Protein-coding genes within it:
- the LOC130263359 gene encoding solute carrier family 12 member 4-like is translated as MAVQGAWPARGAELSDSSPEPPSPSSSRPPLSDSSPSPTETTPTSRGRGTGGGARARPAPPAPPGLGGERPLALFEEELATRPRVPALLRRIAPYSALSPDSDSGTAPRRALGTLLGVAAPSLQSLLGLVLLLRLPWVVGHGGVLGTAAIGVLLGACMLLTAVSLSAVATNGLDPGGGALALLSGALGPEAGGAVGVCGFLSAAFTAAAAALGGAEVLLVYLAPGWAVLPGRGRWGRLNNGRGFGAGLLALLGAGSLAPPRARALAAPLGPAGLLLALLALQAGSLRHALPADPARALCLPPRPGDPLRPCAPPAPPNASRGPPGHQGALPALPGPSAGLLARNLWPRPQEAALGAGPEQEEGGADASFGALLGLSLPSASGVLWGCSRCSELGDVARSVPAGSLGAAAATALGYLSAALLLGAGVEGQLLRDKFGAALGGVPVLAAVAWPWPWLPVLGALLSAVGAGLQALLGGSRLLRGLARTRALPLPHALSRGRLWPLVATLVTATLGVLLGSLDLLAPVLSVCVSPPLTSRPPR